From the Alteromonas sp. CI.11.F.A3 genome, the window CATTCACTTCGTTAAGCATTTGATGATAATCTTGCATACTGACATTCATTTTAGCTGCAATATCAACATCTCGCGCGTCTCGGCCTGTTTCACCTTCAACTTGAGAGATTGCTTCGGTGATTGCTCTTCCGTTTTTATGAACAGAGCGAGGCGTCCAATCACCTTTTCTTATTTCATCAAGCATGGCGCCGCGAATACGAATACCTGCAAAGGTTTCGAAACTTGCACCTTTGGAACCGTCAAAATTTCGTGCAGCTTCTAGCAGTCCAATCATACCTGACTGGATTAAATCATCGACAAGAACACTGGCTGGTAATCTCGCCATTAAGTGGTGTGCTATTCGCTTCACCAGCGAAGCGTGACGCTCAACTAATTGTGACTTGTCCGTTTGCTGTTGATAAGCGGCTGCTTTGCTATTCAACGCTGACTTCCTACTGCTTTATCTGCTACTAGTTGTTCAATAAAAAATTCTAAATGACCACCTGGTTGCGCAGGAATAGGCCATGATGCTGCTTTGGCTGCTAGCTGGCTAATTGCCAAGGCTGCCGGCGAACTTGGGTAAGCATCTACAATTGACGTTTGTTTACGTACTGCTTTGCGTATGTTCTCGTCAAAAGGAACTGTTGCTACCAATTCTAGCGCAACATCTAAGAATCGCCCTGTTACTTTAGATAATTTACTGAAAAGCTCCTGACCTTCTCTAACATCGCGGACCATGTTGGCGACCACTTTGAAGCGAAAAACACCGTGCTCTCGGTTAAGAATTTTAATTAACGCATAGGCATCAGTGAGTGAAGTGGGCTCATCGCACACTACCACCATAATATCTTGAGAGGCTTTGGAGAAACTTAGCACCATATCGGAAATACCTGCTGCGGTATCCACAATAAGTACATCAATGGGCGAGCGCAATTCGCTAAAAGCTCTAATGAGCCCTGCATGCTGCGTTGGTGATAGCTCTGCCATTGATTGAGAGCCTGATGTGGCTGGTGCTATTTTTATACCGTGAGGGCCCGTAACGAGTACATCGTCCAAGGTACACTCACCAGATAATACGTGAGAGAGGTTTTTCTCTACGCGCAATCCTAGCATTACATCCACATTGGCCAGACCTAAGTCTGCATCCAATACCATTACCCGCTTTCCCTGCTTTGCCATAGCAATAGCTGTGTTTAGCGTAATATTTGTCTTACCAACGCCACCTTTACCTCCGGTGACGGCGATAACTTTGATTAATCGTGATTGCTTCATTTTTCGTAAGCTACTCGCTTGATCATCAATCATACTGCTCGTGCTGTTTTAACCACATTGTTACTAGTAGTATGATTCAAACCGTACTTTTTATAAAGCTTTGCAGCAGCAGATACTAAAGATTTTGCTTCTGCAATCTTAATGTCTTCAGGAACTTTCTGTCCATCTGTTACATAACTGACAGGTAACTGGTACTCCACCGCAGCGCTAAGCACTTCGCCTAGAGAGTAGCACTCATCAAGCTTTGTAAAGATACAACCGCTAAGTTCCACCCCTTCGTACGCATCTATAATACGTTGCAACGCAGCATATTGGGTATTCGCTTGCGCTACTAGGTATTTTTTTACTGGCTGCATTTGGCCGTTATCAAATTGATTTATCTGTTTAATTAATCGACTATCTCGCTGACTAAAGCCTGCCGTATCAATTAACACTAGTCTCTTATGGCGTAATTGAAACAATAAATCTGATAATTCTTCACTACTTTGCGCTTTACGCACCGTGCAACCAATAATTTTTCCATATGTGGCTAATTGCTCAAACGCTGCAATACGGTAGGTATCTATCGTAATCATGGCAACGGAGTCAGCACCGTATTTCTGTGCATAGCGGGCAGCCAATTTCGCTACTGTGGTAGTTTTACCTGTTCCGGTAGGACCCACTAACGCTACTGCGCCCTTTTGCGTAAGTATATCGTTACCTGTCACATTAATGCGATTAGCCAATAGGTTTAGAAGATACACCCAGGCGTCACGTTCGTTGTAATGCGACGGCGTATAACTAATCAGTTGCTCTGCCAGTGATTGGCTTAACCCCATATCGGTTAAACGCTGAATTAAGTAATGGTGTACAGGCTGCTGACGACGACTTTTTGCTTCCATCAAATCGGCAACTTGGTATTGAAGTACATTTCGTAGTGACGCCAATTCCTCTTTAATCTGCGATAACTCGTCAGATTTAGCAGCACTACTATTATCAAGGCTTTCATTTAGGCTAGACGCCTGATGGCTTGGGAATTCTGAGGTGTGCTGGCTTGCTTCTACATCGTCGATAAAGGCTTCTGAAAAGTCTAAGTGCGAAGCAATTTGATTAGCATGCTGAGCATTGGCACTGGGGGCTGGCGCTGAAGTTGGGCTTTGAATACTGCCACCATGTTGTTTTTCCAACAGTGCTTTTAAGCTGTCTGGACCATCATCACCGATGATTTCACTAAGACTAGGAACCGCTGCTTTCGCTTGTCCTTGTGCACTAGGTGCAGGCTTTTTAATCGACAGTTTAGCTTCTGGCTCTTTATCGTAAGCGGCTACCAGTTCGATACCGTCAGCAAGCTTTCGGTTTGACATGATAACGGCATCACTGCCTAATTCCGCTTTAACTTGGCTTAAAGCTTCTCGCATATCTTTGCCAAAGAAACGTCTGATTTTCATTGAAAACTCTCCAATCACCCAGTGTCAGATTATTGACCGACCGAACTGACTATTTTTATCTGCTTATCGTCGGGTACTTCCTGATAGGAAAGTACATGTAAACCCGCGACCGAATACTTTAAGAAGCGAGATAGTACGGGGCGCAACATACCGGAAGTGAGAAGTACCGCAGGCTCACCTTCTAATTCTTGTTGCTGACTAGCTTGCTGCAATGATTTTTGCAGCTTATCGGCCAGTCCTGGTTCAATACCAGCGCCATCTTCGCCACCTGCTTGTAATGACTGGTGCAACATCTGTTCCAACTCTGGCGCCAAGGTTATGACGGGTATCTCTTTAGCCCCTTGGGTAATTTCTTGAGTGATGAGACGTTTAAGCGCAATACGTACCGCAGACACCAGTACATCTGGGTCTTGGCTACGTGGGCCATACTCACTCAAGGTTTGTACAATAGTACGCATGTCGCGAATAGGCACCCCTTCAAATAACAAGGTTTGCAGCACTTTAACGATGGTGCTTAGCGGCAGAATATCAGGCACTAATCCTTCAACTAATTTAGGATGCTGCTTAGCTAGCATGTCTAATAGCTGCTGAGCTTCTTCATGCCCAAGTAGTTGGTAGGCGTTGTTTGTCAGCAATTGACTTAAGTGAGTAGCAACCACAGTAGCTGCATCAACCACGGTATAACCTAGGGTTTGCGCGTGCTCACGCTTATTCGGTTTGATCCATACCGCGTCTAAGCCAAAGGCAGGGTCTTTGGTAGCACGGCCTTCCAATTTTCCAAATACTTGACCCGGATTAATCGCAAGTTCTTCATCATGACTTATCTGTGCATCACCAATGGTTACGCCCAACATGGCAATAGTATAAAGGTTAGGCTCTAAATCTAGATTATCGCGAATGTGTACGGGGGGAATAAGAAAGCCCAGTTCTTGAGACAGCTTCTTACGCACTCCTTTAATACGAGTGAGCAGTTCTCCGCCCTGGGACTTATCTACCAAGGGTATTAATCTATACCCTACTTCTAAGCCTATGGTGTCTACATGCTGTACATCGTCCCATCCAAGCTCTTTTATTTCAGGCGCTACCGTGTCATCTTTCACTATATTCGCTGGGGTTTTAGGCTTTTCTGCTTCGCGTTTAGCGGCAACACCCTGCCAGTAAGCGTAACCGGCTATAAGCACTGAAAAACCAATAAAGGCCAAATGAGGCATGCCGGGAATTATCCCCATTACGAACAGCAC encodes:
- the flhA gene encoding flagellar biosynthesis protein FlhA codes for the protein MQLSGYLQRFDKSQLQNITSGLGAPIVLLAIMGMVILPMPPFLLDVLFSFNIALSLVIILVAVLTQKPVDFGIFPLVLLIATVLRLALNVASTRVVLLYGHEGGDAAGKVIEAFGAVVIGGNYAVGVVVFAILLIINFKVVTAGAGRISEVSARFTLDAMPGKQMAIDADLNAGYIDQDQARARREEITAEADFYGSMDGASKFVKGDAVAGLFIMLINIVGGLFIGMIQHGLSFGNAIEVYTILTIGDGLVAQIPSLLLSVATAIIVTRENETQEMGKEIRSQLGNSQALYIASGVLFVMGIIPGMPHLAFIGFSVLIAGYAYWQGVAAKREAEKPKTPANIVKDDTVAPEIKELGWDDVQHVDTIGLEVGYRLIPLVDKSQGGELLTRIKGVRKKLSQELGFLIPPVHIRDNLDLEPNLYTIAMLGVTIGDAQISHDEELAINPGQVFGKLEGRATKDPAFGLDAVWIKPNKREHAQTLGYTVVDAATVVATHLSQLLTNNAYQLLGHEEAQQLLDMLAKQHPKLVEGLVPDILPLSTIVKVLQTLLFEGVPIRDMRTIVQTLSEYGPRSQDPDVLVSAVRIALKRLITQEITQGAKEIPVITLAPELEQMLHQSLQAGGEDGAGIEPGLADKLQKSLQQASQQQELEGEPAVLLTSGMLRPVLSRFLKYSVAGLHVLSYQEVPDDKQIKIVSSVGQ
- a CDS encoding RNA polymerase sigma factor FliA, coding for MNSKAAAYQQQTDKSQLVERHASLVKRIAHHLMARLPASVLVDDLIQSGMIGLLEAARNFDGSKGASFETFAGIRIRGAMLDEIRKGDWTPRSVHKNGRAITEAISQVEGETGRDARDVDIAAKMNVSMQDYHQMLNEVNAGKLVGIEDLGVSEDVISTEKNRGSDAPLEDLMQGAFQKALAHAITTLPEREAIVLSLYYDEELNLREIGEVLDVSESRVSQIHSQAMLKLKSRMKSWQVDEE
- a CDS encoding MinD/ParA family protein; protein product: MIDDQASSLRKMKQSRLIKVIAVTGGKGGVGKTNITLNTAIAMAKQGKRVMVLDADLGLANVDVMLGLRVEKNLSHVLSGECTLDDVLVTGPHGIKIAPATSGSQSMAELSPTQHAGLIRAFSELRSPIDVLIVDTAAGISDMVLSFSKASQDIMVVVCDEPTSLTDAYALIKILNREHGVFRFKVVANMVRDVREGQELFSKLSKVTGRFLDVALELVATVPFDENIRKAVRKQTSIVDAYPSSPAALAISQLAAKAASWPIPAQPGGHLEFFIEQLVADKAVGSQR
- the flhF gene encoding flagellar biosynthesis protein FlhF, which produces MKIRRFFGKDMREALSQVKAELGSDAVIMSNRKLADGIELVAAYDKEPEAKLSIKKPAPSAQGQAKAAVPSLSEIIGDDGPDSLKALLEKQHGGSIQSPTSAPAPSANAQHANQIASHLDFSEAFIDDVEASQHTSEFPSHQASSLNESLDNSSAAKSDELSQIKEELASLRNVLQYQVADLMEAKSRRQQPVHHYLIQRLTDMGLSQSLAEQLISYTPSHYNERDAWVYLLNLLANRINVTGNDILTQKGAVALVGPTGTGKTTTVAKLAARYAQKYGADSVAMITIDTYRIAAFEQLATYGKIIGCTVRKAQSSEELSDLLFQLRHKRLVLIDTAGFSQRDSRLIKQINQFDNGQMQPVKKYLVAQANTQYAALQRIIDAYEGVELSGCIFTKLDECYSLGEVLSAAVEYQLPVSYVTDGQKVPEDIKIAEAKSLVSAAAKLYKKYGLNHTTSNNVVKTARAV